A stretch of Porites lutea chromosome 5, jaPorLute2.1, whole genome shotgun sequence DNA encodes these proteins:
- the LOC140936658 gene encoding neuronal acetylcholine receptor subunit alpha-7-like has product MIQAQFAMKIYNNQVIVKLFVLLTAVFWKAVETQSTDSPRRCIPGRASFNVTLTEGNQAGLFRYLGKNFNISECINHACALGYGDYVYMIEDICFVVECYPEKKCDLKNSPESTDIAVRLNWSGPHVKTIFPVITPTTTKTPKSFTRHPGDISSTHQPKRVKVGEKGPDEKIAKTVEHRLLQDLIYSKSYSREVRPAVHNSDVLRVQFSMSLVQIVDVDEKAETLKVNAWTTQEWKDPFLTWDPNYYDGITKINVEPDMVWLPVIILYNNAAKGFTGGLEKYKTKVVIDNNGTVTWFAATQFISSCKQNIRFFPYDEQHCFLKFGSWTYSTKFLDMYKTQRKADMSNYIKNGEWEVLDVPVTENKLYYHCCPDPYSDITFTIHMKRKVLYYLFNLIIPTTIIVTFILVGFCLPPITGERVTLNITVLLTMTVFLNIASNTLPSTSDSIPLLGDYYLILMIQNCFAILATVIVLRYYYAGPTRMPERLRVIINEWIASCLFFVITQKPKGKGINQWCGKQTDEACFDCDDTGESFIVHNGNNTTGERIALIELGPKSPIPRANGILPKARKTSGSGSPTKSKSEPAINALAGEHSGASERRTRRRKLPIIPKRSNTLNTLQNRVLEGTGVLTRRVKDENEQAEIADEWEFAAIVLDRLFFVLFFLSSLAPLMVFFMSAPTPIPSLVESQ; this is encoded by the exons GAATCAAGCAGGGTTGTTCAGATATCTGGGGAAGAATTTCAACATTAGCGAATGCATTAATCACGCCTGTGCACTTGGATACGGCGATTATGTTTACATGATAGAAGATATTTGCTTCGTTGTTGAGTGTTATCCAGAGAAAAAGTGTGACTTGAAAAACTCACCAGAGTCTACAGACATCGCAGTGCGTCTCAATTGGTCAG GACCACATGTAAAAACTATATTTCCGGTGATAACCCCTACAACTACCAAGACACCAAAATCTTTCACGAGACATCCCGGCGATATCAGTTCCACTCATCAACCAAAAAGAG TAAAAGTAGGTGAAAAAGGTCCAGATGAAAAAATTGCCAAGACGGTAGAACACCGGCTCCTACAGGATTTGATTTACAGCAAGAGTTACAGCAGAGAAGTCAGACCAGCTGTGCACAACAGCGATGTGTTGAGAGTTCAGTTTTCTATGAGCCTTGTCCAGATTGTGGACGTG GACGAAAAAGCAGAGACACTGAAAGTCAATGCGTGGACAACACAG GAGTGGAAGGATCCTTTCCTTACATGGGATCCAAATTATTATGACGGGATCACAAAAATCAACGTTGAACCAGATATGGTTTGGTTACCAGTCATTATCCTTTACAACAA CGCCGCTAAGGGTTTTACTGGAGGTTTGGAAAAGTATAAGACCAAAGTGGTGATTGACAACAACGGTACAGTCACGTGGTTTGCTGCCACTCAGTTTATCTCCTCGTGTAAACAGAACATTCGTTTCTTCCCTTATGACGAGCAGCACTGTTTCTTAAAATTCGG ATCTTGGACCTATAGTACAAAGTTCCTGGACATGTATAAAACCCAGAGGAAAGCTGACATGTCCAACTACATAAAAAACGGCGAGTGGGAAGTATTGGATGTCCCCGTGACAGAGAATAAACTTTACTATCACTGCTGCCCGGATCCGTACTCCGATATAACTTTCACCATCCACATGAAGAGGAAAGTTCTCTACTACCTGTTTAACCTGATCATTCCCACAACTatcattgttacttttattcTTGTCGGGTTCTGTCTTCCACCAATCACTGGCGAAAGAGTCACGCTCAACATTACAGTGCTTCTTACCATGACGGTGTTCTTGAACATCGCCTCCAACACACTGCCATCCACATCCGATAGTATACCCCTGCTGGGTGACTACTACCTGATTCTgatgatacagaactgcttcGCCATTTTAGCTACGGTCATTGTCCTGCGGTACTACTACGCTGGCCCAACGCGCATGCCCGAACGGTTGCGCGTGATAATTAACGAGTGGATAGCCTCTTGTCTGTTTTTTGTCATTACCCAGAAGCCTAAGGGGAAAGGAATCAATCAGTGGTGTGGGAAACAAACCGACGAAGCCTGCTTCGACTGTGACGACACAGGCGAGTCCTTCATCGTTCATAACGGGAACAACACAACCGGGGAACGAATTGCTTTGATCGAACTTGGGCCAAAGAGCCCAATCCCACGGGCAAATGGAATATTACCCAAAGCACGAAAAACTTCGGGCAGTGGATCACCGACCAAATCAAAGAGCGAACCAGCCATCAATGCCCTCGCCGGTGAACACTCAGGTGCATCAGAGAGGCGGACGAGAAGGAGGAAGTTGCCCATTATTCCAAAACGTAGCAACACTCTGAACACACTGCAGAACAGAGTTTTAGAGGGCACTGGTGTACTTACCCGGCGAGTCAAAGATGAAAACGAACAAGCGGAAATTGCAGATGAGTGGGAGTTCGCGGCCATTGTTCTTGATCGGTTATTTTTTGTGCTATTTTTCCTGTCAAGTTTAGCTCCTCTCATGGTTTTCTTTATGTCTGCTCCAACTCCCATTCCAAGTTTGGTGGAATCACAAtaa
- the LOC140936477 gene encoding uncharacterized protein, with protein MFTDAVSTCHLWFLWLFVFTYGFFSVEGQQCVSNPCHFNGTCTDIGSSNYSCQCPSGFTGKRCEAVINMCHFNLCQNNAICQRFQSGGYQCICQRGFTGVHCEVNINECNQTALPCYNGGTCVDGVNGYRCQCPPSFSGPYCNVTVTSCSGQPCQNGATCVENLLGYNCTCAAGFTGFNCEKNIDNCQPNSCQQYEQCVDGINSHQCVCPFGKTGQQCSVDINYCSSQPCLNGATCSNSQGNYSCTCVPGFEGQHCENDTDECASQPCFNGGICHDKLNSFTCDCPVGFIGRQCEANIIECLSNPCQNGGTCVENVGSAGYTCRCQAGFQGVHCEYSSSSCQPNPCQHNGTCTLHGNRANCTCTTGWTGPYCSTDVDECHASPCGNLGTCHNTPGGYNCTCLSGFTGQHCDKHVDECLDQPCQNQGTCEDLVNGYRCTCTASFTGKNCEVPLNDCSAQPCKNGGTCQLGGSGFNCLCKPGYTGLTCDTNIDECSSNPCKFGSTCVDSVNGFVCQCADGFRGRTCEVLFAVSFERGAYIPALNFRLFPSDLFSFKFRTTLPDGLLFYQGADFTKEHTDHVIVELTNGSVRLSFNTGVDTAKATLGQGLNDGTWHLITVKITSSQATISVDIDTCTGSDCSKTVNTNSDSNTEFSGLPYLGGVNKLVPRITQELISDGAFVGCIKDFLFNNIDSGLQDVLAQSHLVSPGCQRQEVCSNHGCKHGSSCVDEWNRYSCRCPSGFVGSFCERQITATFDRDDSSGLMFTSVANITSFSLEFSTDPSVTRGVLAFTGSFFGLALLNGRLHAAYVKSFFDRTSAVIGQNLADGRWHRLDVNVTSGNLSIAVDSFRTTLVPPSGSQPITHLGKTLHMGSLQFNDLGIALNSEFLTFSGCSRRVFINDQLITFETAQKNGGFSLPLPSCKKDENCGPSSCANEGSCDATWTGYECRCLKDFVGRQCENVTTTSLLMNDSHLEISLNASHWSFGQSASLWFRTRETDGLLMYTGRKPGEGNVEFLLLDITSGKARFTADLGSGSNGVFINQLVSDGDWHHLLWTRRLKRITLTLDETFTVQADLAGAESVFNTAQGPVIYVDIGGFPTGVTKVTGVTSHKHFKGCLKDIKFNSRRVHYLSPSSQEGLEVNLNHVTIGCYGNSTCSPNPCPSHSVCVPSWNGYNCTCDAGWTGDNCDTRIPDCTVNNCTNGATCVNVSHGFICVCARGYSGQYCENKLDYCLSGPCRNNATCREITGGFRCECLKGFTGQTCETDIDECEATPCQNNGTCSDLPGNYSCHCPVGFSGRDCQLNVDECSPNPCLNQGTCVDSVANYTCRCASGYTGRNCEVNIDECSPNPCFNNASCFDLIADYSCHCSRGFTGRNCVVNIDECSPNPCINFGTCSDLIGNYSCNCALGYAGRNCEIDVDECSPNPCQNQATCSDLVGNYSCSCALGFTGRNCEIDIDDCSPNRCQNQATCSDLVGNYSCSCALGYTGRNCEIDIDDCSPNRCQNQATCSDLVGNYSCSCALGYTGRNCEVDIDDCSPNRCQNQATCSDLVGNYSCSCALGYTGRNCEIDIDDCSPNRCQNQATCSDLVGNYSCSCALGYTGRNCEIDIDECSPNRCQNQATCSDLVGNYSCSCALGYTGRNCEIDIDDCSPNRCQNQATCSDLVGNYSCSCALGYTGRNCEIDIDECSPNRCQNQATCSDLVGNYSCNCALGYTGRNCEIDIDECSPNRCQNQATCSDLVGNYSCNCALGYAGRNCEIDIDECSPNRCQNQATCSDLVGNYSCSCALGFTGRNCEIDIDECSPNRCQNQATCSDLVGNYSCSCALGYTGRNCEIDIDECSPNRCQNQATCSDLVGNYSCSCALGYTGRNCEIDIDDCSPNRCQNQATCSDLVGNYSCNCALGYTGRNCEIDIDECSPNRCQNQATCSDLVGNYSCNCALGYTGRNCGIDIDECSPDPCQNQATCSDLIGNYSCNCALGYTGRNCEIDIDECSPNPCQNYATCSDLVGYYSCSCSFGYTGRNCEHDIDECAPRPCMNNATCTDLVGNYSCHCLLGFKGRTCGVNIDDCPPETCKNGGTCSDLIADFSCACLPGYTGKSCETDIDECAQNPCKHGATCVDAVANYSCNCAHGYTGKNCEVDINECASSPCKNGAKCANLVADFSCSCLPGYTGKDCSTDINECNSYPCLHGATCHDKIDNYTCACVPGYTGRQCEINIDDCSPNPCRNTGICSDGINNYHCNCEGTGFNGSRCELDIDECASTPCKHGTCNNTVGSYACECFGTGYTGKLCEVDINECVTLTTPCLNGGTCQNTDGSYYCACVPGFLGKTCDVNFDECSSSPCIHNGRCVDEVDGFYCDCIGTGFEGFRCDINVDECTTGEHACKNGGQCVDNYGGYNCTCEVGFTGILCENLLATVIEPTAAAQRSSSGMELGLSIGLVLLVVLVAAVLLFLYRKKQMSKMSGKYYPSDEEFRDGAFPMTNVEKDERLI; from the exons ATGTTTACGGACGCTGTTTCGACGTGCCACTTGTGGTTTCTGTGGCTGTTTGTTTTCACTTATG gttttttttctgtagaGGGGCAGCAGTGTGTTTCTAATCCATGTCACTTTAATGGAACATGTACTGATATTGGCAGCAGTAACTACTCTTGTCAATGCCCATCAGGATTTACAG GTAAAAGATGTGAAGCAGTGATTAACATGTGCCATTTTAACCTGTGTCAGAACAATGCCATTTGTCAGAGATTTCAGTCTGGAGGGTATCAGTGTATTTGTCAGAGGGGATTTACTG GAGTCCATTGTGAGGTCAACATAAATGAGTGTAACCAGACTGCATTACCTTGCTATAATGGGGGCACATGTGTTGATGGTGTTAATGGCTACAGATGTCAGTGTCCTCCAAGTTTCTCAGGACCATACTGTAATGTGACAGTCACCAGTTGCAGTGGTCAGCCATGTCAGAATGGAGCAACTTGTGTTGAAAATCTTTTGGG GTACAATTGTACATGTGCAGCTGGTTTTACTGGTTTCAACTGTGAAAAGAATATTGATAACTGTCAGCCAAATTCTTGTCAACAGTATGAGCAGTGTGTTGACGGCATCAATAGTCATCAATGTGTCTGCCCTTTTGGAAAAACAGGTCAGCAATGCAGTGTTGATATTAATTATTGTTCCAGCCAGCCATGTTTAAATGGAGCAACATGTAGCAACAGTCAAG GTAACTATTCCTGCACTTGTGTCCCAGGCTTTGAAGGCCAGCATTGTGAGAATGACACTGATGAATGTGCTTCTCAGCCTTGTTTTAATGGTGGAATATGTCATGACAAACTGAACAGCTTTACTTGTGATTGTCCGGTTGGGTTTATTGGTCGTCAGTGTGAGGCAAACATTATTGAGTGTCTATCTAATCCATGTCAAAATGGTGGCACTTGCGTTGAAAATGTTGGATCAGCGGGATACACTTGTAGATGTCAAGCAGGATTTCAAG gaGTCCACTGTGAGTATAGCAGTTCCTCTTGTCAACCTAATCCTTGCCAACACAATGGCACGTGCACACTACATGGTAACAGAGCAAACTGCACGTGCACAACCGGCTGGACAGGTCCCTACTGCAGCACTGATGTCGATGAATGCCACGCTTCTCCCTGTGGAAATCTAGGAACGTGTCACAACACGCCTGGGGGATATAACTGCACGTGCTTATCTGGGTTTACAGGGCAACACTGTGATAAACACGTGGACGAATGCCTTGATCAGCCTTGTCAGAATCAGGGCACGTGCGAGGATTTGGTAAATGGATACCGGTGCACGTGCACCGCGAGTTTCACGGGCAAAAATTGCGAGGTTCCCCTAAATGACTGCTCTGCACAGCCGTGTAAAAACGGAGGAACGTGTCAGCTTGGTGGAAGCGGATTTAACTGCTTGTGTAAACCGGGTTACACTGGATTGACTTGTGACACCAACATTGACGAGTGTTCATCTAATCCGTGTAAATTTGGCAGTACCTGTGTAGATAGCGTGAATGGTTTCGTTTGTCAATGTGCTGATGGTTTTCGAGGAAGGACTTGTGAAGTTCTTTTTGCCGTGAGCTTCGAGCGAGGAGCATACATACCTGCCTTGAACTTCAGACTTTTCCCGTCAGACCTGTTTTCGTTTAAATTTAGGACAACTCTTCCAGATGGATTGCTGTTCTACCAGGGAGCA GACTTCACAAAGGAACACACTGATCATGTGATCGTAGAGCTGACCAATGGTTCGGTCCGTTTGTCATTCAACACTGGTGTGGACACTGCAAAAGCCACCCTAGGCCAAGGACTCAACGACGGGACCTGGCATCTGATTACCGTCAAGATAACTAGTTCCCAGGCCACTATATCTGTTGACATAGATACGTGCACTGGAAGTGACTGTTCAAAGACAGTCAATACAAACAGTGACAGTAACACCGAGTTTTCTGGTTTACCTTACCTCGGGGGTGTTAACAAGCTGGTGCCACGCATAACTCAGGAACTGATAAGCGATGGCGCGTTTGTTGGCTGCATCAAG GACTTTTTGTTCAACAATATAGACAGTGGTCTGCAAGACGTTTTAGCCCAGTCGCACCTAGTCTCCCCTGGTTGTCAAAGGCAAGAGGTGTGCAGTAACCATGGATGCAAGCACGGTAGCTCATGCGTAGATGAATGGAACCGCTATAGTTGTCGCTGTCCTTCAGGCTTTGTGGGCTCATTTTGTGAGCGCCAAATCACAGCAACATTTGATAGGGATGATAGTTCTGGTTTGATGTTCACATCTGTTGCTAATATAACCTCGTTTTCTCTCGAGTTTTCGACTGATCCCTCAGTGACTAGAGGGGTGCTGGCATTCACAGGG tcttTCTTTGGTTTGGCCTTGCTGAACGGTCGTCTTCACGCTGCATACGTGAAGTCTTTCTTCGACAGAACTAGTGCGGTCATTGGCCAGAATTTGGCAGATGGCAGATGGCATAGGCTGGATGTAAACGTCACTTCCGGTAATTTGTCAATTGCCGTGGACTCGTTTCGAACTACACTTGTACCGCCGAGTGGATCCCAGCCCATCACGCATCTGGGGAAAACATTGCACATGGGATCTCTTCAGTTTAATGATCTGGGGATAGCTCTTAACAGCGAATTTCTAACATTCAGTGGGTGCTCAAGAAGGGTCTTCATTAACGATCAGTTAATAACGTTTGAGACAGCACAGAAAAATGGGGGCTTTAGTCTACCTCTGCCGAGCTGCAAGAAGGACGAGAACTGTGGACCGAGTTCCTGCGCAAATGAAGGATCTTGCGATGCAACGTGGACTGGGTATGAGTGTCGTTGTTTAAAAGATTTTGTTGGCAGACAATGTGAAAATG TCACCACAACGTCGTTACTAATGAATGACAGCCACCTAGAAATATCTCTCAACGCTTCTCACTGGAGTTTCGGTCAGAGCGCATCACTTTGGTTTCGGACGAGAGAAACAGATGGTCTATTGATGTATACTGGGAGAAAGCCTGGGGAAGGGAATGTCGAGTTCCTTCTTCTTGATATCACTTCCGGTAAAGCTAGATTTACCGCTGACCTTGGTTCAG GATCAAATGGGGTGTTCATCAACCAACTCGTATCTGATGGTGACTGGCATCACTTGCTCTGGACTCGACGGTTAAAACGCATTACACTGACCTTAGACGAAACCTTTACTGTACAGGCAGACCTTGCTGGGGCCGAATCAGTTTTTAATACTGCACAGGGACCTGTGATTTATGTGGATATTGGAGGGTTTCCTACTGGAGTAACCAAGGTTACAG GAGTAACAAGTCACAAACACTTCAAGGGCTGTCTTAAGGACATCAAATTTAACTCGCGCAGAGTTCACTACCTTTCACCCAGTTCTCAAGAGGGTCTTGAGGTGAACTTGAATCATGTGACAATAGGTTGTTATGGAAACTCAACTTGTTCGCCCAATCCCTGCCCTTCACACAGTGTGTGCGTGCCATCGTGGAACGGCTATAACTGCACGTGTGACGCAGGTTGGACGGGTGATAATTGTGATACTCGTATTCCCGACTGCACGGTGAATAACTGTACAAATGGAGCAACATGTGTAAATGTTTCTCACGGCTTTATATGCGTGTGTGCTCGCGGATATTCGGGTCAGTATTGTGAGAATAAGTTGGATTATTGCCTGTCAGGTCCATGTCGTAACAATGCTACCTGCCGTGAAATAACAGGAGGCTTCAGATGTGAATGTCTTAAAGGATTCACTGGCCAAACCTGTGAGACTGATATCGATGAATGTGAGGCCACACCATGTCAGAATAATGGAACGTGTTCTGATCTACCGGGAAACTACTCTTGTCATTGCCCTGTCGGTTTTTCAGGAAGAGATTGTCAATTGAACGTAGACGAGTGCTCACCAAATCCGTGTTTAAATCAAGGAACTTGTGTAGATTCAGTAGCCAATTATACCTGTCGTTGTGCTTCAGGTTACACGGGTAGAAATTGTGAAGTTAACATTGACGAATGTTCCCCAAATCCTTGCTTCAACAACGCTTCTTGCTTTGACTTAATTGCCGATTACAGTTGTCATTGTTCGCGTGGTTTTACTGGGAGAAATTGTGTAGTTAACATCGACGAATGTTCTCCAAATCCCTGTATTAACTTTGGTACCTGTTCCGATCTGATTGGAAATTACAGCTGCAATTGTGCCTTGGGTTACGCTGGACGAAACTGTGAGATCGACGTTGATGAGTGTTCTCCAAACCCTTGTCAAAATCAGGCAACATGTTCCGATCTGGTGGGAAATTATAGCTGCAGTTGTGCCTTGGGTTTCACTGGACGAAACTGTGAGATCGATATTGACGATTGTTCTCCAAACCGTTGTCAAAATCAGGCCACGTGTTCCGATCTGGTGGGAAATTATAGCTGCAGTTGTGCCTTGGGTTACACTGGACGAAACTGTGAGATCGATATTGACGATTGTTCTCCAAACCGTTGTCAGAATCAGGCAACATGTTCCGATCTGGTGGGAAATTATAGCTGCAGTTGTGCCTTGGGTTACACTGGACGAAACTGTGAGGTTGATATTGACGATTGTTCTCCAAATCGTTGTCAAAATCAGGCAACATGTTCCGATCTGGTGGGAAATTATAGCTGCAGTTGTGCCTTGGGTTACACTGGACGAAACTGTGAGATCGATATTGACGATTGTTCTCCAAACCGTTGTCAGAATCAGGCAACATGTTCCGATCTGGTGGGAAATTATAGCTGCAGTTGTGCCTTGGGTTACACTGGACGAAACTGTGAGATCGACATTGATGAGTGTTCTCCAAACCGTTGTCAGAATCAGGCCACATGTTCCGATCTGGTGGGAAATTATAGCTGCAGTTGTGCCTTGGGTTACACTGGACGAAACTGTGAGATCGATATTGACGATTGTTCTCCAAACCGTTGTCAGAATCAGGCAACATGTTCCGATCTGGTGGGAAATTATAGCTGCAGTTGTGCCTTGGGTTACACTGGACGAAACTGTGAGATCGACATTGATGAGTGTTCTCCAAACCGTTGTCAGAATCAGGCAACATGTTCCGATCTGGTGGGAAATTATAGCTGCAATTGTGCCTTGGGTTACACTGGACGAAACTGTGAGATCGACATTGATGAGTGTTCGCCAAACCGCTGTCAGAATCAGGCAACATGTTCCGATCTGGTGGGAAATTATAGCTGCAATTGTGCCTTGGGTTACGCTGGACGAAACTGTGAGATCGACATTGATGAGTGTTCTCCAAACCGTTGTCAGAATCAGGCAACATGTTCCGATCTGGTGGGAAATTATAGCTGCAGTTGTGCCTTGGGTTTCACTGGACGAAACTGTGAGATCGACATTGATGAGTGTTCTCCAAACCGCTGTCAGAATCAGGCAACATGTTCCGATCTGGTGGGAAATTATAGCTGCAGTTGTGCCTTGGGTTACACTGGACGAAACTGTGAGATCGACATTGATGAGTGTTCTCCAAACCGTTGTCAGAATCAGGCAACATGTTCCGATCTGGTGGGAAATTATAGCTGCAGTTGTGCCTTGGGTTACACTGGACGAAACTGTGAGATCGATATTGACGATTGTTCTCCAAACCGTTGTCAAAATCAGGCCACATGTTCCGATCTGGTGGGAAATTATAGCTGCAATTGTGCCTTGGGTTACACTGGACGAAACTGTGAGATCGATATTGACGAGTGTTCTCCAAACCGTTGTCAGAATCAGGCCACGTGTTCCGATCTGGTGGGAAATTATAGCTGCAATTGTGCCTTGGGTTACACTGGACGAAACTGTGGGATCGACATTGACGAGTGCTCCCCGGACCCTTGTCAAAATCAAGCAACGTGTTCCGATCTAATTGGAAATTACAGCTGCAATTGTGCCCTGGGATACACTGGAAGAAACTGTGAGATTGATATCGATGAGTGTTCTCCAAATCCTTGTCAAAATTATGCCACATGTTCCGATCTAGTTGGATATTATAGCTGTAGTTGTTCGTTTGGTTACACGGGGAGAAACTGTGAACATGACATTGACGAATGCGCTCCTCGTCCATGTATGAATAATGCTACATGTACGGATCTTGTGGGTAACTATAGTTGCCACTGTCTACTAGGCTTTAAAGGAAGAACATGTGGTGTGAACATAGATGACTGTCCTCCAGAGACATGCAAGAACGGCGGAACTTGTTCAGATTTGATAGCAGATTTCAGCTGTGCTTGTTTGCCTGGTTATACGGGCAAAAGTTGTGAGACTGACATTGATGAGTGTGCGCAAAACCCGTGTAAACATGGTGCCACTTGTGTGGACGCTGTAGCCAATTATAGTTGTAACTGTGCCCATGGTTACACGGGAAAAAACTGTGAAGTGGATATTAATGAATGCGCCTCAAGCCCCTGCAAAAATGGAGCTAAGTGTGCAAATCTGGTAGCAGATTTTTCCTGCAGTTGTCTTCCCGGTTACACTGGAAAAGACTGCTCCACTGATATAAACGAGTGCAATTCCTATCCTTGTTTACATGGTGCTACATGTCATGACAAGATCGACAATTATACGTGCGCCTGTGTTCCTGGCTACACTGGTAGGCAGTGCGAGATCAACATTGATGATTGTTCGCCAAATCCTTGTCGCAACACTGGTATTTGCTCGGATGGGATCAACAACTATCACTGCAACTGCGAAGGAACTGGATTTAACGGATCTCGCTGCGAGCTCGACATTGACGAATGCGCTTCGACTCCTTGCAAACACGGCACTTGCAACAACACCGTGGGCTCTTATGCCTGTGAATGCTTTGGGACTGGATACACCGGCAAGCTTTGTGAAGTTGATATTAACGAATGTGTCACCTTGACAACACCTTGCTTGAATGGAGGAACGTGTCAGAATACGGATGGTTCTTACTACTGCGCATGCGTTCCAGGTTTTCTAGGGAAAACGTGTGACGTAAACTTTGACGAATGCTCCAGTAGTCCCTGCATTCATAATGGCCGATGCGTTGATGAAGTGGATGGTTTTTATTGCGATTGCATTGGGACAGGTTTTGAAGGATTTCGCTGTGATATAAATGTCGATGAATGCACAACCGGTGAACACGCTTGCAAAAATGGCGGCCAATGCGTAGACAACTACGGCGGATACAATTGCACTTGTGAAGTGGGTTTCACTGGTATTTTATGCGAAAACTTGCTAGCCACTGTTATTGAACCTACAGCTGCCGCTCAAAGAAGTTCTAGTGGAATGGAACTTGGATTGTCAATCGGACTTGTGCTGCTTGTAGTACTGGTGGCGGCAGTGTTATTGTTCTTGTACCGTAAAAAACAAATGAGCAAAATGAGCGGCAAGTATTACCCGTCAGATGAGGAGTTTAGGGACGGAGCCTTTCCTATGACGAATGTGGAGAAGGACGAACGGCTAATATGA